Proteins from a genomic interval of Lolium perenne isolate Kyuss_39 chromosome 1, Kyuss_2.0, whole genome shotgun sequence:
- the LOC139834508 gene encoding uncharacterized protein, translating to MAYLSTQRGPSGFVKGRNIVDNFLYAADVVQSCHARGSPAVVLKLDFKKAFDSVNWEALDAILDARGLGPLFRSWISAILSTGRTAVLLNGVPGRWISCKNGLRQGDPLSPYLYLAVADLLPCLISMEAGGDRLLHPLVDDLPCPVIQYADDTLLILRAEHSQVRRLRELLDLFSQATGLHINFHKSTFVPVGGVTAELASDLANILGCPVSSFPQTYLGLPLSDHKLPAAALEFLSVKISKRIPGWRTPRRAMLWKAKDKCSGGDCQVAWDYVCRLRSEGGLGVIDLGLQNKCLLLKALHGLFTGRDSPWSRWVKRSYLGARPQVATPAWKCFQSLIPLYRSITRVEPRDGRTTSLWHDAWTPLGPLSAALPAAFSHCLRPLATVADALENGAVEVPLVHRVSAAAAGEMEFIHACLSRISLTPSPDIRSVSLGPSTDFSTGSVYRSLHSSGCIVPGQDVNWACFAPLKVRVFFWILRLHKTRTRALLHRIGCVASSDCPFCPNQLEDTSHLFVGCPRLRPLWNVVCPSGRPHVGTDVPALLDALSEDLPPMHPEARNTVILALLWTVWKSRNRMVFDADFMSTPRILAMLVDHLRLWVIRAPPRIDTSALLSWCQAIS from the exons ATGGCATATCTTAGTACACAAAGGGGACCGTCTGGATTTGTTAAGGGACGGAACATCGTCGACAACTTCCTCTACGCCGCTGATGTGGTCCAAAGCTGTCATGCCCGAGGATCTCCTGCTGTGGTACTCAAGCTTGACTTTAAAAAAGCATTTGACTCCGTCAACTGGGAGGCGCTGGATGCTATTCTGGATGCACGTGGCCTTGGCCCCCTGTTTCGATCCTGGATCTCTGCAATTCTTAGCACTGGGCGGACCGCTGTGCTGCTGAATGGTGTTCCCGGGCGATGGATTTCTTGCAAAAATGGGCTACGCCAGGGGGACCCCCTATCGCCATACCTGTACCTAGCCGTCGCCGACCTCCTCCCCTGCCTCATCTCCATGGAGGCAGGCGGCGACCGCCTGTTGCACCCTCTTGTTGACGACCTTCCATGTCCTGTGATTCAATATGCTGACGATACTCTGCTGATCTTGAGAGCTGAACACTCCCAAGTCCGTCGCCTCCGCGAGCTCCTCGACCTCTTCTCACAAGCCACGGGTCTGCACATCAACTTCCACAAGAGCACCTTCGTACCCGTTGGTGGTGTCACTGCTGAGCTGGCCTCGGATCTTGCAAACATCCTCGGCTGTCCCGTCTCATCCTTCCCGCAGACATACCTTGGGTTGCCGCTCTCGGACCACAAATTGCCTGCGGCTGCGCTGGAATTCCTCTCCGTCAAGATCTCCAAGCGCATCCCCGGATGGCGGAC ACCTCGACGGGCGATGCTCTGGAAGGCAAAAGATAAATGCTCCGGTGGTGACTGCCAAGTTGCATGGGACTATGTTTGCCGTCTGCGGTCCGAAGGGGGGCTGGGTGTTATTGATCTTGGTCTCCAGAACAAATGTCTCCTGCTGAAAGCGCTGCATGGTTTGTTCACCGGACGAGACTCCCCGTGGAGCAGGTGGGTGAAGCGCAGTTACCTCGGTGCCCGCCCGCAGGTGGCCACCCCCGCTTGGAAGTGCTTCCAGTCGCTCATCCCGCTATACCGCTCCATTACGAGAGTTGAACCCCGCGATGGGCGCACCACCTCGCTCTGGCACGATGCTTGGACTCCGCTGGGCCCCCTGTCGGCAGCCCTCCCCGCGGCCTTCTCCCACTGCCTCCGCCCCCTCGCCACTGTTGCCGATGCCCTCGAGAATGGTGCAGTTGAGGTTCCACTTGTTCACCGAGTTTCTGCAGCAGCCGCTGGCGAGATGGAGTTCATCCATGCTTGCCTCTCCCGGATCTCCCTCACTCCGTCGCCGGACATTCGCTCCGTATCGCTCGGCCCATCGACCGACTTCTCCACTGGAAGCGTCTACCGGTCCCTCCACTCCTCAGGTTGTATCGTCCCTGGGCAAGACGTCAACTGGGCCTGCTTTGCGCCTCTAAAGGTGCGGGTGTTCTTCTGGATACTGCGCCTCCACAAGACCAGGACACGGGCGCTGCTGCACCGTATCGGATGTGTGGCCTCCTCGGACTGCCCCTTCTGCCCGAATCAACTGGAAGACACCTCGCATTTGTTTGTCGGCTGCCCCCGCCTTCGCCCCCTTTGGAATGTCGTCTGCCCCTCAGGTCGCCCCCATGTGGGCACCGACGTTCCGGCTCTCCTCGATGCTCTCTCCGAAGACTTACCTCCGATGCACCCGGAAGCGCGCAACACGGTCATCTTAGCTCTCTTGTGGACTGTTTGGAAATCCCGCAACAGAATGGTGTTTGATGCAGATTTTATGTCTACTCCGCGCATTCTAGCCATGTTGGTTGACCATCTCCGCCTGTGGGTCATCCGCGCCCCCCCTAGGATCGACACGAGCGCCCTGCTGTCTTGGTGCCAGGCTATCTCTTAG